tctccactggatttttttctttggagaTACCtgaaagataaagtttatcgtactaagcctcgagattgggcgcacctaagaaatctcatagtccaagaagctcaagatattcctcgtgactaccttcaaaatgcagtggatggcttttacaaccgcctaggacattgtcagacgatgggaggggaacattttaaacacttactttgatcacaggtacttaaaaattggtgtttacttgtaatacttaataatttacattgttcaattgttttaaaattcaaatagctataactacttaatgaatccaccttttgaagtccagtttgcggcattgtactgtgctaagtaagacctttaatttgataccaaacttgacctattctgaattttgtctgactccttgtggaccgtcccccaaagggattatccggtcggtaattgggcagatgtgtgcgttactatcaccagtaagcacgtgtgactttggtatttctttctattgtggttcaaaaattaaaaaagaggttccagactcaattgtcaccctgtatatattcaaATGCTAAACTTTGACCAAAATGCTGAACACGAATATATCCGAAATTATACAAtgtgtctcttggagagttttttagttcacaaaaaaCCTTCAGAATGGCAGTGCACACACTGTGCTTATCCAGTTGACTAGGAAGTATTTTTAGATACCATTCTGCACTGGGGAGGGGGCTCCCTTTGTCCAGATCCACCCACCTGCTTGTCTGTTTTGCACATTTTAATGAGCCTTAACCAAGTATATCATTGTTTGCCCAGATGATAAGATAAGATGACAGACCTTATCTACAAAACCTTAGATAAGAAAGTGCTCTAATAGTTAGTAGTAATCAATTTCTGCAgactaaataaaaccattaatagtCACCAAGTTGtttcactaaaaatttacaacaaattacgtaatttaataaatatataccctaaaaaagtggtttgcaataaattttataattggcttCTAAACAATCCTTTTTGTTCTGTAGATTAATTTTTTTGCTGTatcccatattaatttataattatatctaaagCTAACTAaggataattgtttatatttcatggaTGTGTTTACATATgacttatattttagtatgtaaacatgtatttatttattgacttggcTACTGGCTGTAAAGTGACTTTGTCGATGAGTGCAAAAACTTAAtatgacattaaatattattattattatttatataatgtattattagattattaaattattagattgtaccatgaatttgaatttagatCAAATTAACAGTATGGGAAatggttatttttacatttatatcaataaataggttaattttaactataatgccctgttttatattttattgcatttgcCTCTTATAgcatttttatgataaaaattagctttgtactaaagaaaaatatattttatagatgtctAGGCATTGAAAGAAAATTAAGCAATTCAATAGCGTACAAAGGGTTAAATCATTTGTCTGGTATCTTGAGTAAATGCTACAAATACGATGGCGATGAACATgcgttatttgtgtcacaagctttattttttttacttaactctcaaataaaaaaagtaactaaatgggAGTATAATAAGCGTCCACCACGATAATCAAATCATCTATATTCATGATCATCGAATTATCCAATATtcatatttatctaaaaatactgaaacacAAATACCAAACCAAATTATGtaataagtatttcaaattacagtattgCTTGGCTGTATCTatgtcttaaaaagtaataatttaataatgaataaaaactactagactatgtttatttataagatgtaaCAAACAAAATGGTAATTTGGTATTAGACGGAGGCCATTCGGTCCCTATCTACTTCTTATTACACAATATACGCAAGTGGGTATACATacgtttgtattttaaaatataaaaactcaaagttaacctttacgagtGCTTATGTGATCTGAGCTGGAATTTATGTTCtattttgagaaatgtttattttcttatccTCCCATCAGTGCACCCTTCGGTGGCCTCCCCACGGATTTCCagcaaagaaagaaaaaaatccctcaagatagtacacaaattcaagttcagatcagGCGAGTGCtcataaaggttaactttaactttgattCTACTGTTAACTTAAATGACTTTACTtttctgttctttttttatacttacataaaaacatctggcaaatattaattatgaacatCTTtaggtaaaatgtatttatattgtttagtttaaatatttctaatcaatAGTTGATTTGATAGtcgtggtggccacttattatactgcagccactAACGTTACACCTCATAAATACACTTTGCGTAGATAGTTTGGTAATCATCgtcaaattattactttttttgtatgaaaacagctaaactatattgtaatttgaaatacttttaatataatatggtTTGACATTCTGGTTTCGGTAGcttagataatattaaatatcaatgaTTTGATTGTAGTAGTGGCTGCTTATATTACTGCAGCCTAAAACAAAGTACGAAACCACACTTGTGTTATACCAACACCATGAGAAAGAATTATCTTTCTAACaaagttatgaaataaactttatacattgttttataaatgctATAGAATATATCCAATGTCATTGCAACTTCCTATACTTCTGTATGTAAATCAGCTGTAAATTATAACCAAATAAGTACTTTACTGTTGAGTGAGCATTGCATTGTTGCTTGATTTCATTACTTAGTATTGTTTTTAGTATTATACCTAAtatgtttgtttcttttacatCTAATAAGATCCTAGTGTTGTTTATAggtttactattttatatagttgtaggaactttttatcttttgtttgctttattttatcaactataattaatgtatataatttttttgctcCTTGTGAATACAGTATTCTTATAGCCTACATGAAATGTTAATCCTCCAACTGGTACGTACCAATGTACCTGGCATAAAGATATcttatttccaaatataattcATTAGTCCTACATGAAAGTTATGTGAAAACTGCAAAATATTCATTCAGTAATATTAACCCAATCACCTCCTTTTCAGTTTTCATAAGTTTTACCATCTATGCAATATGGACTAATgacactaattttttttaatttgtaaatattttggttaGCATTGCTTGATGGCTAGCTACTATTAGCATATACAACTTTACCAAATAGCACTAGTTTACAAAACGTTTATTCGGGAAGTAACATtcctaaaacaaacataattgGTTATCACTATTAAGAACTAAGTTTTCTAGTCTTTTggatatgataaattaaaaaacaaacattgtcaGTGTTACAGTCTTACACAAGTAATTTATGAAAGGATGTTGAAAATTAATGTTGAATGATAAATAATGACTTTGTAGGTCAATGAAAACTGAGTTTAAAAACTGagtaaaattgagtttttagtACTTAAGTGGTGCAGTGTTTTCTCTATGATGTTATGTAGTATTTTACAACAATTGTAttgtaaagacaaaatttaaaaattttacttacataaataaaaaatataagagttTGGACTCtagctaatacattttttttctattattgcgctgccacactactggatgaagtggcagtgtatattcctagaatgtagattattgtaaaaccgtatttttgtggaggaataaactcattattttctaaaatatttaatatgtaattaatgttcaattaatatgttttattcattgttttataaaccCTAAACTGTAACAAGCAGATGGCTGtgagaagaaaaaaaactgttaatggAAGATATGAAAAAGAGTAGGCATATAGGAAAATATATTACCAACAATTTTATATTCCATGtccttaaaagtaaataaaaacacgttGGACTTAAGTGGTGGTGCGTGTTTGTAATTTATTCTAAGTTAATACCACTACTACCTGTGGTGTAGATGGGAATCAAATGCTGCTCCTGTTTCATACACTAAAATTCATGACTGCCTTGGAGAGCTTTATGCagttatgttttactttgaagttgtattttactgaaataaaagttaGTTATCCAATGTATATATAATCGTGTGTTGTGTATTAATGCAGATTACATTTTGTGCCGGCAGTGTGGCACTGACGTGGCATCAGCTGATTCCCTTGCTAACCTACATAGCCCGGCAGCTGTCACTAGAACCAACGAATCATTATTTGGACTAGATGAAGTGTATGTGCAGAGTCTAATCAATCCTCTCCACATCAAATTTAATGTTGTCACGGTTCTGGAATCAACTTGTGTGACTTCTGCAAGGGTCAGTTGCATGTTTTTCCATTTTACTTTATGTAGGCTATGTATTCTTCAATACATCAATTTACAATTTTCTGCTActgtataaaaaatagtaaagttttttcgatttgaataattgaaatgggaaattactaaattttaaaacgagtatttataatgtaattgtgAATATATCAAGTTCAGTGCaaaatatatgtacttttttaGAATGCTTATTTCCATGGTAACAAcactgacagtttttttttttaattttgtaaacacattttaacccttttagtgccaatgTCCTAAAATTAGGACGTTGGATAATTGTATGAAGATTGCCAGcgtcctatttttaggacgtCGGCAGTTTATGCATAGATTGCCAGcgtcctatttttaggacgttttgtaaaaaaaagattaaaaatatatttagtaattaaactaaacatatcAGTAGTGTTTTGGAAtcacaataaaacaatctttccaagtattactttgtttaatttaattttttttaatttactttaattttacttttttaattttttaaaaaagtaaaaaaacaagcaaaaaaactgttgtgtttgtagtgttgAGAGCCCTAAAGGaggaggaaaaagaaaaaaatccttgTATGTGTGTGTTAAGTGCAAGAGAGGGGTGCACACACACAAAGTGTTACCCTTCACACTTCTGCTGagttttttgtttatgatttttctatgtgtacatattatgtaaatagttacttgttatttttagtgtttataagtgaacaattaatttttattctttcaaaaacaagATACGATAatgaaaagtgaaaatatttgcaagGTTGACTAACTAATATTGTTATAGTAACCAGAAACATTAGTTGACATTTAATTCACAAAATGGAATGTTTTCCtggtaagtaaaattttacatgtttttttaagttagcATTTTCCAATTTTGagattttgttcagaattaaatgagGAATTGAGTCATGTACCTAATGTTGTGCTAATGTGATTTTTTCTGTACTGTATTTCAAgtcaaactcaaaaaatatatatttttttattttttactgagtattttttaccttaaaaaaataaataaaaaaatttggttgtataattaattatatttttgaaaaatacaattatctaggagtaatataaaaaaagaaataggaatttatcttaaaaaatggtcCAGTTagagttttttaaagaaaatgagtAATTTTTGGCCAAAAGTGGCTGGCAATCTTGGTACAGACAGGTGTGTGAAGGCCTGGCACTTTCAGTATAACTGTAACAAATTAtgcttggcactaaaagggttaaaatataacttGTAGTCAGTATAATGTAGTTTTCCTTTTTGTATGAAATGATAATCCAAAttgatttctaaattttcattaattattctattaataatatttttagataaggattttttaactgtatatctagctacaataaaacacaatttcacagggtataaatacaatttaatttaattacaaaaaatgaaacattaagTAATGTGGAATATTTAACAATTTAGGTATAAGGATGttgaaaaaataagaatacaacaCTAATGTCATGTCCTCCAAGAACACCACTTGAAACAATGAATAGAGTTATCGAGCGCTATGAATAAAGACCACAACAGAGTCATAACAGAGTGCAGGTTGTTAATTTGGATTACTGAAATCAACAGTCTGGAAAGTTTGTATGGAAGCAGTTACGCTTGAAACCATACTGACTAAAGTTTCTTCACACATTGAAGCCAGTCGACTTAAATGGGAaaagtttctttgtttttttggAGACATTAAAAAGTATgtacattaaactttaaaaaaactgctACTATTTTCCAATATGTCAGTCagctttgtttttgtttgttttttttatcattctgtattttattgacagttggaaaaataattttaagacattttatatttCCCATAATAGTGTAGATATGAGAGAGCTAAGCAAAGTGTTGAGATTCCTTATGGAGTTTAACGTTGAGCAATTGCTTTTTAAATATGTGTCCTCCATTTGAATGGTATAAACCGTACATATAACATCTTATAATTTAGATAATGAGTTTTAAAACGTATTCTTGGCACTTTTTTATATGTTCCTTCATAACGGTTATACGAGAGCTCAGTGTTGAGATTCTTTGTGGacattaacaaaacaatttattaatagccatccattttaatattctttcttaATTGTAAATCTAACATCAGACATTTGGGAAGTTTtgcttgtttcaaaaatatttataaatgtttaaacaggAAAGGATACTTTTCATAATTAAGAGTTTTCTTTTGTTCAAAGTACTTTCAGCTACtgaatagttattttataatttaaaatacacattttgtgtgcatatctacaaatattttcaaaatgaaggAAACTTCCCaaatttaagatgttttatttacactttatagCATTTAAAGTGATCCATATTTAAGAAGGCAATGTATCAATGTTAAATTCAATAAAGAGTCAACACTTTGAGCTGTCATATTTCTGTTCTAAGtgaaagtttaaacaaatttgatgTATGAGGGCCATTTAAATACCGAGTATTTAAGTAATGAGACAAATTATTACTGCTCAATAATGGCTGAATTAATCCATAGGAAATTATCAAGACATAAAGATGGCAACCTTGCAATGACATCTGATCAGCTGTTCagtcatattttgtaaacatagccTCAAATTTACTCAGCTAACCATGGCGAGTCCACTCAAAAATTGCACCATCAAGTGTACGGAGTCAATTGTTTGAATCGATTGAATGTTTACAAATGAGTATAACAGTTTCAAAGTGGCCATACAAAATGTTCTGACGAGCAACGCAGTGGACAACCGGTCGAAGTTAGGACTTCCTCTCTCGAATTTTGGATTGATGTGTTAATTCGAGACAATAGGTGTATCACTGTTGAACTGATTGGTGTAAAATAAACGTGAGTGTTGGAACTGTCCATAAAATTATTCGCAACAAGCTGCAACACAAGAAAACTCTGTACGACAACTCACGCACGTTTACAAAGAAACCTGGCTTCAAATcagtcaataattaaaaaataaatattcgacTGAAGAAGGTTTTTTGAAAAGAATTGTAACATGTGATGAGACATTGATTTACCAATATAAATCAGAGTCCAAATGACAGATCACTGAGTGGAAGCAAAGGCACTTCTCCCACTCACAAAATATGCAGGATCCAACCATCTGCTTGTAAAGTTTTGCTTAGAGTATTCGGGAATTTTGAGGGgccaatttattacaattttcttgaATACCAAGAACAATCAACAACCAGTACTACAGTACATGATAAAAAACAAGATAAGACTTGTCATTCGAATGAAAAACTGTGGGCTCTTGATTGAAGGTGTGATTTTGCTTCATAACAATGCCCGTCCACATACGGCACAgctgttgaaaaaaaaacaaagaattttatacCAAGGGCCTTTACAAATTAGCAGATGGGACAATATACAAGTGTTGCTGGGGACTACGTTTAAAATAACCAAAGTTTTGTACTGATTGAATAAACAGTTTTTGAGCATTAGCAATTTGTCTCATTACTTATAGAATGACCCTCGTACATATTTTTAGATGTCTGCACAAACAAGGATAGGTTTCCCTATTTAAAGATTGCTGTCAGATTTATAGTTTTCAAGATCACAATGGTGACccatttaaacattgaaaaaacatattaaaataacttttttgtatgAAATTGCAAAGCCTACATACATGTCATGTTATATTCAGacgtttaacataaaataaacaattatagtatgttgccattattatttaaaatttcaatggcAAATAAGAGTCTGGAAATAAGCCgttatcaatttatttcaattattttatttagtagttttaaCATACATTTCAATCAATAGtaaaggaaaaataaacaaataccttcaaatcagtgttttatatttttaaatattgatgacAAGACATCAGTGGTTTAATAACTAGTACTTGGCTTTGAGGGGGAGGggtgaatctgattgaagagtaTACCACAATTGGTAGTacggaataaatctaaatttgtaataatttgataGGCCTGATTCAAGGTACATTTAACTGCTGCATTTTAGATTAGTTAgattgatattatataaatattgtatttatttttaggacTCTTATCCCCCTCATTCCTCCCCTCTCCCCTGAAATTGTGCCATCGCAAGAAATGCAAATCAGATTTTTtagtagaatatatttataaaaactaatagagAATGAGATTCATGTAAATGTAAAGCTTTTCTTGTTTACCTACTATGaatttgtttttgattaattGGTATGAAAGTATTCcaatttttattcagttataaattgtgtttaattttattatgattttaatacttttgtttctgaaaatgtttttagttttggGTGTCAGATCACTCGTGGTTTCCCGGTTACGCTTGGAAACCCTGTACTTGTTCACGCTGTAGGCAACAACTTGGTTGGTATGTAGGCCTCTGATACCttgtattagtattataaaatatgttactaacAAAATTAGGTAAGACTgattaaacattgtaattattaaaaggtTGGATTAgacatattataacatttttggaaTTTCTTAATCCCAATATACAAGTATACAATAGTATACCAAAGTATACAATATAATCACTGTCACAAGAACAACGAATGTTACCATGAAATGATGTAAACTGCGTTTGTGTAGTAGAAATTGTATTTTGCCATTTCCATTTTTATGAGACTTCTGGCAGTAGTTGCTTTAATGAGTACTACGGTTATTGTAAGATAACTGAATTAACAAGCATGGCTGCGAGGTaatcctgttcttgcaagcaggCTATTGGTAGGCGttcataatttatctttaatttgtaTGTCCCCAACATACTGAACTTTGTGAAAATTGGTGCAATGTCCAATTGGTGCAAACCCTCCAagataaaaccaaattttaaattgaaaaaacttaacttttaagAGAGTTAATGATTTGTGTAATGAAAGTCATACAttgatatttgaattttttatgttttacaaggttaaaatatcgtaagaactACAGGGTGAGGCAGTGAAACGGCACGATTTTAAACAAtcaccaataatttatttacaataaaaggacAATTGTTTGAACAAGAATCTTAAGTACATGAGTGGAAATTAATGTTATaccttaaaaacaattatttttttaatatagtgcCAGTAAGGTGACGTCCTTGGTTTTGCACACAATGTTGGAATCTGAGATGTAGTCCGCCCATGACATTCTGTAGTATCTGCAACGGTATCACcaccaacataataaaaaataatcttgacAATCGGACTCTCCAAACCCGTGAATCTTAAAAATTCCTGTTTcttttttaaccctagaactgttaatcgacataattatgtcggttaatgccgcttttgtagtagtgttaaccgtcaaaagtttgtcggtcaaacattccctcgtataattactttttacaatatactccggtaacgtatcgatataattcatgcaccattggattcgggaagaaaaatgctaaggaacagatgagttttattcctctttgtattatggttatgacgtagcaagcttgttattttgaacgtaaaagaaaacgcgacgccgtttgttgtgaccgcgccatattgccgctgccgttctgtatcactttcgtgccgagctgtggatatttgtaagttttaatagttttacgcgtgttttagtgtcgtatttaatgtgtagagtgttgtttgatgtcgtagtagtgtaaacatatatattttagaataaatcaatttctatttactgaaatatgtttgagaaattaccggctttgtgtaggctatggcaaaatgacttggctaaaattcatttcacatagtttgttattgttttcacttactaaacgttatttatagcactcttttagctctgaagtaactatttatttttggtaaatagatagttttcacaataaaatatatatttcctgtaatttctttggttatatataataactgtttgggttattctatattttttcaatatatttagttatatttatagttttctaactacataatatttcctattacttataaaccatacatttataaattttgatatagttcaagctttagaaacgattttatattttgctgaatgaaaaatttttcgcaaaatttttgaataatggcaaaatttaacttttttttactttaaaaaaaataatttatggtaattatttcattactactgtatattctattttattctaagtaataaaatatgcaaaataacatgtattcatagataaatgtattagcaaaacttgtttttaccaaagtcttacgtgtacacccgattttcagaatttatacgcatcgctgctttttgttctatagctttatgatgctttcataaatgtgtatattgtttatgtttttctgaaactagataaaatttgacacagaatggctatctcacttataaatatttctcactataacttcatttgctaggtatggtcccccccaaatttaagaaatatttttcgtaaattttatatttgattaaaaaaagtgtttattagaaaatttttgatggttaattttacaatatagtgcaattctacgtttgattctgaacacaaaaatatatactcttatttatattgcttttattttatatttttaataattttttaaaaaaaaccttgcgcgaagctccaaaacagcccgacactacaggatgaaatgactgccagttctagggttaacacACCTCGTATAATGGTTTTTGTAGTAGTTcccagaaaatatatttttttctgttttctctaataaatgtaaattataattgcatgtaaatgaaatttgattaaaatgtactctaatatttaaaaaccactcattaaaatatatattctatgggtaatcttttataaatatcGACTAATACtctaaagaaaaaatataaagtgtatatttGTGAAGAAAGTCACAATGTATGACTGTGTTTATACACAAATCTTGTTTTCTTCCTTGTATCCCCATCTAAACTATGAGAGGCTCTCCTTGACAGCTGACTCTGGCCAACCTACCGTCCTCCCAATTATTTTTTAGCCTCAGCTGTCTCCATAATCAGTTATGTCAAAACAAGAAATGTCACTAAATTAAGTTGTTCAGTTCACTTTTAGTATGTTTCTCTATGTGTTTATCCAACGTCCAAACGGACATCAGTCATTTGAAGGTAAAATTAATCTTAACATGTAATAGCAATTAAGGCTGTTTTTCCACGTtctgtattagtttatttaaacattttaaatgtaattggcATTAGCAAAGTcttatcacttgaggggctggaaaaatttaattcctgtctgtctgcacgatatcttgaaaacaaattgacctatagacttgaaattgtttttgaagggatttggctga
The Homalodisca vitripennis isolate AUS2020 chromosome 4, UT_GWSS_2.1, whole genome shotgun sequence DNA segment above includes these coding regions:
- the LOC124359895 gene encoding uncharacterized protein LOC124359895 isoform X1 — translated: MCLPINNWKLQFTVLLSIIIITTKFSEGKTPTDYILCRQCGTDVASADSLANLHSPAAVTRTNESLFGLDEVYVQSLINPLHIKFNVVTVLESTCVTSARFWVSDHSWFPGYAWKPCTCSRCRQQLGWAFEPLVSADSLKIRASNKGFYTLILDNIISELVSDQLLIVPHTVTVR
- the LOC124359895 gene encoding protein cereblon-like isoform X2, giving the protein MVVVTDYILCRQCGTDVASADSLANLHSPAAVTRTNESLFGLDEVYVQSLINPLHIKFNVVTVLESTCVTSARFWVSDHSWFPGYAWKPCTCSRCRQQLGWAFEPLVSADSLKIRASNKGFYTLILDNIISELVSDQLLIVPHTVTVR